From the genome of Lentilactobacillus buchneri, one region includes:
- a CDS encoding MFS transporter: MSKKVRNAIIVLIFGNFLVCIGMSLIFPVMPFIKNELHLSATDMGIMNSLFAIAQLVASPIVGQISDKIGRKPILVAGLLLYMVSEILFAMTNWLWMFDISRTIGGLSAAMVVPTTNALAADLTTPRQRARVIGLLSAAFSGGLILGPGIGGILAKFDYKTPFWFAAGLGFLSMLSLWLMLPNEKEIEKIAANHQVPAQSRPPKRASWTQAKKLFAGPMGLLFLLILISSFGLVGFESIYSLYVNEVFGFTMGNIALVLTLNGLTSLTFQALLFDRLVVWLTEKRLIRYCFLLSFLGTGWIILAHSKLEVIIATLIVFTAYDLIRPAITTLLTKASATKQGLINGVNMSLTSVGNIVGPIVSGALLDASYHLPYLVVIVFLFISWIMTYWIRDHFSVDLTETN, encoded by the coding sequence TTGTCGAAAAAAGTTAGAAACGCGATAATTGTCCTGATATTTGGAAACTTTCTGGTCTGTATTGGGATGAGTCTGATCTTCCCGGTCATGCCATTTATTAAGAACGAACTGCATTTATCCGCCACCGATATGGGGATCATGAACTCGCTGTTTGCAATCGCACAGTTGGTTGCCTCCCCAATCGTTGGTCAAATCTCGGATAAAATTGGTCGCAAACCAATTCTGGTTGCCGGCCTGCTATTATATATGGTTTCAGAAATTCTCTTTGCCATGACCAACTGGTTGTGGATGTTTGATATTTCCCGGACGATCGGGGGCCTGTCTGCCGCCATGGTGGTACCGACCACCAACGCATTGGCTGCCGACTTGACCACGCCACGGCAGCGAGCCCGAGTGATTGGCTTGTTGTCCGCGGCCTTCAGTGGCGGCTTGATTCTGGGACCCGGGATTGGTGGTATTCTGGCCAAGTTTGATTATAAAACACCATTCTGGTTCGCAGCCGGATTAGGTTTCTTGAGTATGCTGTCATTGTGGTTAATGCTGCCGAACGAAAAAGAAATTGAGAAGATTGCTGCCAACCATCAAGTTCCGGCGCAAAGCAGGCCACCCAAGCGGGCGTCTTGGACGCAGGCAAAGAAGCTGTTTGCAGGGCCGATGGGACTACTGTTTCTTCTGATTTTAATTTCTTCATTTGGATTAGTTGGCTTCGAAAGTATTTATAGTCTGTATGTCAACGAAGTTTTTGGCTTCACAATGGGCAATATCGCTTTGGTATTGACGTTAAACGGACTGACCTCGCTGACATTTCAAGCGTTGCTGTTCGACAGGCTGGTTGTTTGGCTGACTGAAAAACGCCTGATTCGTTACTGCTTCTTACTCTCGTTTCTGGGCACCGGCTGGATTATTCTGGCGCACTCCAAATTAGAAGTGATCATTGCAACTTTAATCGTGTTCACAGCGTATGACTTGATTCGCCCGGCAATTACGACTCTGCTGACCAAAGCAAGTGCCACTAAGCAAGGTTTAATCAATGGGGTTAACATGTCTTTGACCAGTGTCGGCAACATCGTTGGGCCGATTGTTTCCGGCGCGTTGTTGGATGCAAGTTATCACCTGCCGTATCTGGTCGTGATCGTCTTCCTGTTTATTTCATGGATCATGACGTATTGGATTCGGGATCATTTCTCAGTTGATTTGACTGAGACTAACTAG
- a CDS encoding aldo/keto reductase, whose protein sequence is MPRLGLGVWKTSNNDSRDAVITAIKHGYRAIDTAREYGNEPGTGEGIREGMQQAGLKREDMFVTTKLYNGEQGDYDKVSKVLDKQLSDLGLDYVDLYLIHWPVDATYLESYHALERLYKEGKVRAIGVSNFDNDRMSKLLEESEIVPAINQMEFNPTQQEKDILNFDSSHGIQLEAWSPLGAGKALKNPIIDELAKKYSRSAAQIILRWEWQRDIVTVVKSVHEKRIVENSDIFDFKLSDEDVQRINQLDENKRDLWYDDFTWHNPNGRYGNEIEKVPDIQK, encoded by the coding sequence ATGCCACGCTTAGGTCTCGGCGTTTGGAAAACCAGTAACAACGATTCACGAGACGCAGTCATTACAGCTATCAAGCATGGGTATCGGGCAATTGATACCGCACGTGAATATGGGAATGAACCCGGTACCGGTGAAGGTATTCGTGAAGGGATGCAACAGGCTGGATTAAAGCGTGAGGACATGTTCGTCACCACCAAGCTGTATAACGGTGAACAGGGCGACTATGACAAGGTTTCCAAGGTATTGGACAAACAACTGTCTGACTTGGGCCTCGATTATGTTGATTTATATCTGATTCACTGGCCGGTTGATGCCACTTATTTGGAAAGTTATCATGCACTTGAACGCCTCTATAAAGAAGGAAAAGTTCGGGCCATTGGGGTATCCAACTTCGATAATGACCGTATGAGCAAATTGCTGGAAGAATCTGAAATTGTCCCAGCAATCAACCAAATGGAATTTAATCCGACCCAACAAGAAAAAGACATTTTGAACTTTGACAGCAGCCATGGCATCCAACTTGAAGCCTGGTCACCACTTGGTGCTGGTAAAGCATTGAAGAACCCGATTATCGACGAATTAGCCAAAAAGTACAGTCGTTCCGCTGCCCAAATTATTCTCCGGTGGGAATGGCAGCGAGACATTGTCACGGTTGTGAAGTCAGTCCATGAAAAGCGAATCGTTGAAAATAGTGATATTTTTGACTTTAAGCTGAGCGATGAAGATGTTCAACGAATTAATCAGTTGGATGAAAATAAGCGTGATCTTTGGTATGACGATTTTACCTGGCATAATCCAAACGGCCGTTATGGCAATGAAATTGAAAAGGTTCCGGATATTCAAAAGTAG
- a CDS encoding aldo/keto reductase: MRELNIGGSTVPAIGLGTWHMGDSASTRADEIKAIQDGIAAGARVIDTTEMYGNGRSERLVGEAIKDMQHDDLFIIDKVLPSNASASRMEHSLDTSLKLVGTGYFDLYLYHWRGAVPLSETIETLQQLQQKGKIKHWGVSNFDISDMEELMDLPNADQVAANEDLYNLGSRGIEYTLLPWMRQRHIPLIAYTPVAAGDARGRLTNDPVVKQIADNHSATAWQIILAWAIRDGNTLAIPQSGDPKHAVDNVKAADITLTDNELAQLDVEFPKPTSKQPLDMR, encoded by the coding sequence ATGAGAGAATTGAACATAGGTGGTTCAACAGTACCCGCAATTGGTTTGGGAACCTGGCACATGGGAGACAGTGCCAGCACCCGGGCTGATGAAATTAAAGCAATTCAAGATGGTATTGCTGCCGGTGCCAGAGTAATCGACACCACTGAAATGTACGGAAACGGCCGCAGCGAACGCTTAGTTGGCGAGGCCATCAAGGACATGCAGCATGATGATTTGTTTATCATCGACAAAGTCCTGCCGTCAAATGCCTCAGCTTCCAGAATGGAACACAGCCTGGATACCAGCCTGAAATTAGTTGGGACCGGCTATTTTGATTTATACCTGTATCATTGGCGTGGTGCCGTTCCTTTGAGTGAAACCATCGAGACGCTCCAGCAATTGCAGCAAAAAGGAAAAATTAAGCATTGGGGAGTTTCAAACTTCGACATTTCTGATATGGAAGAACTGATGGATTTGCCGAATGCCGATCAGGTTGCCGCCAATGAAGATCTGTACAATCTCGGCAGCCGGGGCATTGAATACACCCTACTGCCTTGGATGAGACAACGGCATATTCCACTGATTGCCTACACACCTGTTGCAGCTGGTGATGCCCGAGGTCGTTTGACTAATGACCCGGTCGTCAAACAAATTGCCGACAACCATTCGGCAACTGCCTGGCAAATTATTTTGGCTTGGGCAATCCGCGATGGCAATACCTTGGCCATCCCTCAATCGGGTGACCCCAAGCATGCGGTCGATAATGTTAAAGCTGCAGATATTACGTTAACTGATAATGAGTTGGCTCAA
- a CDS encoding PH domain-containing protein has translation MNESNHLPAQIKTVWRISAIFNTLLSAGVGVAGVIIHYFFNYQWLLYAAGFFFIVAVIDFVVEMSLVPYRYSFWLYTLSDDAVELRSGFIFRKLVSIPIARVQDVTLSAGPILQSQKLQEVRITTASTSHKIDGVEPEVGEQLRKQIMNLAVEVRNNDV, from the coding sequence ATGAATGAATCAAATCATTTACCCGCCCAAATCAAAACCGTTTGGCGAATCTCGGCCATCTTCAACACCCTGTTGTCAGCCGGCGTCGGGGTCGCTGGGGTCATCATTCACTATTTTTTCAACTATCAATGGCTACTGTACGCTGCCGGATTCTTTTTTATCGTTGCCGTCATTGATTTCGTTGTCGAAATGAGCCTGGTTCCGTATCGTTATTCTTTTTGGCTGTACACCCTGTCCGATGATGCCGTCGAACTGCGGTCCGGATTTATCTTTCGCAAGTTAGTCTCGATTCCCATCGCCCGAGTCCAGGACGTGACCCTTTCTGCCGGGCCGATTTTACAGTCGCAAAAGCTTCAAGAAGTCCGCATCACCACGGCCTCAACGTCCCACAAAATTGATGGTGTCGAACCGGAAGTTGGCGAACAACTCCGGAAACAAATTATGAATTTGGCGGTGGAGGTGCGGAACAATGACGTCTAA
- a CDS encoding stage II sporulation protein M: MIRGSIDRFKSIYFKKAVEYLIVMAIVWIIVLIYAKNFMDTGSLVHHFTNGIDKTAPSETNFLPLFFWNFAGAAVVIALGVIALPIYWYYVLQNAYSVGLVISIVGSPFLMFVGGVLPHGIFEISAQVIAAAISARLAWYGMNKFLKRKREDIKYIELLKQTLTDTLVLVMPLLFVAAIVETYITPIFIKMIMP, encoded by the coding sequence ATGATTAGAGGAAGTATTGATCGTTTTAAAAGCATCTATTTTAAGAAAGCCGTTGAATATCTGATCGTCATGGCAATCGTCTGGATCATCGTGTTGATCTATGCCAAGAATTTCATGGACACCGGCAGTCTAGTCCATCACTTTACGAATGGAATTGATAAAACAGCACCCAGCGAAACTAATTTTTTGCCATTATTTTTCTGGAACTTCGCTGGTGCCGCGGTTGTCATCGCCTTGGGTGTGATTGCACTACCGATTTATTGGTATTATGTTTTGCAAAATGCCTATAGTGTCGGTTTGGTGATTTCGATCGTTGGTAGTCCTTTCCTGATGTTTGTCGGTGGTGTCCTGCCACACGGAATTTTTGAAATTTCTGCCCAGGTGATTGCCGCTGCGATCAGTGCACGGTTGGCATGGTATGGGATGAATAAATTCTTAAAACGTAAACGCGAGGATATTAAATATATTGAGTTGCTGAAGCAGACGCTGACGGATACACTGGTCCTGGTGATGCCGCTGCTGTTTGTAGCTGCGATCGTGGAAACTTATATTACGCCGATTTTTATTAAGATGATTATGCCCTGA
- a CDS encoding TetR/AcrR family transcriptional regulator: MAKRLPRDPKKEHAILNAAVVQFGKDGFNASTDKIAEAAGVSKGSVFRYFDNKKKLYVAAVKQAMATLVETVDLSVWTDSDDLVTMIINATKYKTELSHQFPNEFALLTRVYAQDNLIPQKVRQEVFAIFTKWQAEVEDTVVTRVVDKMTIRKDLDKGQVKKYLTLVLGTISADVQKELEEHPEMKRIEDMDDLIATVKNYLEMAEFGVVESRRD; this comes from the coding sequence ATGGCGAAAAGACTGCCACGTGATCCGAAAAAAGAACACGCAATTTTGAACGCCGCTGTGGTCCAGTTTGGCAAGGACGGTTTTAATGCCAGTACCGATAAGATTGCTGAAGCGGCCGGTGTTTCCAAAGGATCGGTTTTTAGATATTTTGATAATAAAAAGAAACTTTATGTAGCTGCCGTTAAGCAGGCGATGGCGACGTTGGTTGAGACGGTCGATTTGAGTGTGTGGACCGATTCGGACGATTTGGTGACCATGATTATTAATGCGACCAAATATAAGACGGAGCTCTCTCATCAGTTTCCAAACGAATTTGCCTTGTTGACCCGCGTGTATGCGCAGGATAATTTGATTCCCCAAAAGGTGCGTCAGGAAGTATTCGCGATTTTCACCAAATGGCAGGCAGAAGTAGAAGATACCGTCGTGACCCGCGTAGTTGATAAGATGACAATTCGCAAAGATCTGGATAAAGGCCAAGTAAAAAAATATTTGACGCTGGTTCTGGGGACGATTTCAGCGGATGTCCAAAAAGAACTTGAGGAGCATCCTGAAATGAAGCGGATTGAGGATATGGACGACCTGATTGCCACCGTTAAGAATTATCTGGAAATGGCGGAATTTGGCGTCGTCGAATCTAGACGGGATTAA
- a CDS encoding Crp/Fnr family transcriptional regulator, with translation MDLQQALECVNLVPMFHSLPEEQKTEVAKLVVQHNYPKGTIIYLAGDKVGHFMILEAGQVKISQVAANGKEQLLKVLQPGDFDGEAALFNGDQRNVTATALVDSNVCQIEQGAFQKLLQKSPQLSVSLLATMSQQINSLQEEKTLSSTADMAGKLAKYLVETGAALDENPFKLPLKKKDIATYLGTTPETISRTFKQLTSKGLIEAKGSQVKIIDEDGLDMLV, from the coding sequence ATGGATTTACAGCAAGCATTAGAATGCGTTAATTTAGTACCGATGTTTCACTCGCTACCGGAAGAGCAAAAGACTGAGGTTGCCAAACTGGTGGTCCAGCATAATTATCCCAAGGGAACCATTATCTATCTGGCCGGCGACAAAGTCGGTCACTTCATGATCCTCGAAGCAGGCCAGGTTAAAATTTCTCAAGTGGCCGCCAACGGTAAGGAACAATTGTTGAAAGTCCTTCAACCGGGTGACTTTGATGGGGAGGCGGCTTTGTTTAACGGCGATCAGAGAAACGTGACGGCGACCGCCTTGGTGGACTCCAACGTCTGTCAAATTGAGCAGGGGGCCTTTCAAAAATTACTCCAGAAGAGTCCCCAACTCTCGGTGAGTCTGCTGGCAACTATGAGTCAGCAGATTAATAGCCTCCAGGAAGAAAAGACGCTTTCGTCTACGGCGGATATGGCCGGCAAACTGGCTAAGTACCTGGTTGAAACCGGTGCAGCCCTGGATGAAAATCCATTTAAACTTCCATTAAAGAAGAAAGATATTGCGACCTATTTAGGGACGACCCCGGAAACGATCAGTCGAACCTTCAAGCAGCTCACGAGCAAAGGGTTGATTGAAGCTAAAGGATCCCAGGTTAAAATTATCGATGAAGACGGCTTGGACATGTTAGTCTAA
- a CDS encoding LysM peptidoglycan-binding domain-containing protein, whose protein sequence is MVITIKKSLLTLSVVAGFLGFTGVAASASTYTVKSGDTLAEIAAKHNSSVDTLVKQNKIADKNLIMVGQKLEIGKSAKKTTVKKVNKKHFKTSTSIKKGSAHAAVVTSQSGSDNSTNDATSSATTTPAAFQSQGVIYQDGKKWTYYTGAAFADGTTNHGGYDADGYLIVAAPSDVPFGTHVQTPLGEGVVHDRGTAIVGNHYDLVMP, encoded by the coding sequence GTGGTTATTACAATCAAAAAGAGTCTATTAACATTATCCGTCGTTGCTGGTTTCTTAGGTTTCACCGGAGTGGCTGCCAGCGCAAGTACTTACACCGTTAAATCCGGCGACACTTTGGCTGAAATTGCTGCTAAGCACAACTCCAGCGTTGACACGCTTGTTAAGCAAAACAAAATTGCTGACAAGAACTTGATCATGGTCGGTCAAAAACTTGAAATTGGCAAATCTGCTAAGAAAACGACCGTTAAGAAAGTTAACAAAAAACATTTCAAGACATCAACTTCAATCAAAAAGGGTTCCGCTCATGCAGCTGTCGTCACTTCCCAATCAGGGTCGGACAACTCAACCAATGACGCAACCAGCAGTGCAACCACAACACCGGCAGCTTTCCAATCACAAGGTGTGATTTACCAAGATGGTAAAAAGTGGACGTACTACACAGGCGCAGCATTCGCGGATGGCACCACCAATCATGGCGGCTACGATGCAGACGGCTACTTAATCGTGGCAGCCCCATCAGACGTCCCATTCGGCACCCATGTCCAAACACCACTTGGTGAAGGCGTGGTCCATGACCGCGGGACAGCGATCGTGGGAAATCATTATGACTTGGTAATGCCATAG
- a CDS encoding (S)-acetoin forming diacetyl reductase, which yields MAKQVALVTGAGQGIGEAIATRLHDDGFNVAVVDLNIDNANKVAKKLSPDGSEAIGIKADVSDRDSVIAAVNKAVDEFGDFNVIVNNAGLGPTTPIDTITPDQFKLVYGVNVGGVLWGIQAAHQAFKKLGHGGKIINATSQAGVVGNPNLALYSGTKFAVRGITQVAARDLAEEGITANAYAPGIVKTPMMFDIAHQVGKNAGKDDEWGMQTFAKDIALKRLSEPEDVAAAVSFLAGKDSNYVTGQTLIVDGGMQFQ from the coding sequence ATGGCAAAGCAAGTTGCATTAGTTACTGGAGCAGGTCAGGGAATTGGTGAAGCCATCGCGACTCGTCTTCACGATGATGGATTCAATGTTGCCGTTGTTGATTTGAACATCGACAATGCCAACAAGGTAGCCAAGAAGCTTTCACCAGATGGTTCTGAAGCGATTGGCATCAAGGCCGACGTTTCCGACCGTGATTCAGTCATCGCTGCTGTAAACAAAGCCGTAGATGAATTCGGCGACTTCAACGTAATCGTCAATAACGCTGGTCTGGGGCCAACGACACCAATCGATACGATTACCCCCGATCAATTTAAACTCGTGTATGGTGTCAACGTAGGTGGTGTTCTGTGGGGCATCCAAGCTGCACATCAAGCATTTAAGAAATTAGGCCATGGCGGCAAGATTATCAACGCTACTTCACAAGCTGGCGTTGTCGGTAATCCAAACTTGGCATTGTACTCAGGCACCAAGTTTGCGGTTCGAGGCATCACCCAGGTGGCTGCCCGTGACTTGGCAGAAGAAGGCATCACCGCAAATGCTTATGCACCAGGAATCGTAAAAACACCAATGATGTTTGATATCGCGCATCAAGTCGGTAAGAACGCCGGCAAGGACGATGAGTGGGGCATGCAGACATTCGCAAAGGATATTGCCCTCAAACGTTTGTCGGAGCCGGAAGATGTGGCAGCAGCTGTATCATTCTTGGCAGGTAAGGATTCAAATTATGTTACCGGACAAACGCTGATCGTGGATGGCGGAATGCAATTTCAATAG
- a CDS encoding ABC transporter ATP-binding protein, whose protein sequence is MENQLILDVQGLKKSFGKVQALTDVNLQLHRGEVLGFIGPNGAGKSTTIRVILGLIKESGGSATVFGEDAWKDSVKIHKNLAYVPGDVYLWPNLTGGQTIDMLLHMSGQTHTAKTDELIKEFKLDTSKKNRTYSKGNRQKVALIAAFSTDVDLYIFDEPTSGLDPLNELIFQQRVAELKDHGKSVLLSSHILSEVEKMCDTIAIIREGKVIETGSLESMQHLTRNVVAITTASPMDGLDKAKGVHQLNFKNDQHTIAEFTVDSDEIGAVMDLLTKSSIVQLKTTPPTLEDLFLRYYHSDAGQKVGE, encoded by the coding sequence ATGGAAAATCAATTAATCTTAGATGTACAGGGGCTTAAAAAATCATTTGGCAAGGTGCAGGCATTAACAGACGTGAATCTTCAACTTCATCGTGGTGAAGTATTGGGGTTTATTGGACCCAACGGTGCTGGTAAGTCGACAACAATTCGGGTGATTTTGGGGCTCATCAAGGAATCGGGCGGATCTGCGACGGTCTTTGGTGAAGATGCTTGGAAAGATTCGGTCAAAATTCACAAGAACCTGGCATATGTACCAGGGGATGTTTATCTGTGGCCGAACCTGACCGGCGGCCAAACGATTGATATGCTGCTGCATATGTCTGGGCAAACCCATACTGCCAAAACGGACGAATTAATCAAAGAATTCAAGCTGGATACCAGCAAGAAGAATCGAACCTACTCAAAAGGAAACCGCCAGAAGGTCGCCTTAATCGCGGCATTTTCAACCGATGTTGACCTCTATATTTTCGATGAACCGACCTCTGGGCTGGATCCGTTGAACGAGCTCATTTTCCAGCAGCGGGTAGCCGAACTCAAAGATCATGGTAAGAGTGTCTTATTGTCGAGTCATATCTTATCTGAAGTCGAAAAGATGTGCGATACGATTGCCATCATTCGAGAAGGCAAAGTGATCGAAACCGGTTCACTGGAGTCGATGCAGCACTTAACCCGAAACGTGGTGGCGATCACAACTGCTTCACCAATGGACGGGCTGGACAAAGCTAAAGGTGTTCATCAATTGAACTTTAAAAATGATCAGCATACCATTGCCGAGTTTACGGTTGATTCCGATGAAATCGGCGCTGTGATGGATCTGCTGACCAAGAGCTCAATCGTTCAGTTGAAGACGACACCGCCAACTTTGGAAGATCTATTCCTACGTTACTATCATTCAGATGCCGGTCAAAAAGTAGGTGAGTAA
- a CDS encoding ABC transporter permease, with protein sequence MAQYTQTLTLLKANLKRDWLKITIWLAALVGVFVAVAAKFEGIYGTSKQIAAIGSTLRSKAMVALIGSVPDGQLTTALIFASEMAVFWGLFIIIFNYSLAVSASRGQEESGLTEMVLGGHPVGRLAPLLAAALELLIANGLFALITGIGTMIADMPGSDTNGTWLSAVAIAAVGWAFGMIALIFAQLVADSHNVSMYNYAFLGIAYLIRMMADVSNPDYTWISPLGWLEKTEIYTNNNWWPVVMLLALGILAFAAAVALNSNRDIDAGVIHVNPGSEKSHFLRGPATLLVWNQKSSTIFWIVGMAVLGASYGSVFNSISKIFNTSPTIQKVLGQSGIRHIEQTQVLSFVGLLGIIFSLLAVIAGVMVVNHLITEERRGYLQMVMTKPQSRPYLLGVYVAFGLILAALLLFVALISAMAAGNVVMTHPIAFKYFWQTFVANLPSIALFMALMVGLIGVYPRLRTLVWAYLGLSFLITYFGNLMDLPKWTLKISPFYWTKKVPIDAINTTPLIWMLVIAAILIMVGFVGYKNRDLES encoded by the coding sequence ATGGCACAATACACACAAACTTTGACGTTATTAAAGGCCAATTTGAAACGGGACTGGCTTAAAATCACGATTTGGCTGGCCGCGCTGGTCGGCGTTTTCGTGGCAGTGGCTGCTAAGTTTGAAGGCATCTATGGCACCAGCAAACAAATTGCCGCCATTGGATCCACTTTGCGGTCCAAGGCGATGGTCGCTTTGATCGGCAGCGTTCCAGACGGTCAGCTGACCACAGCCTTGATTTTCGCATCTGAAATGGCGGTATTCTGGGGACTGTTTATCATTATCTTCAACTATTCATTAGCTGTCAGCGCCAGTCGAGGTCAAGAGGAATCCGGCTTGACGGAAATGGTCCTCGGGGGTCATCCGGTTGGTCGTTTGGCGCCATTACTGGCTGCGGCTTTGGAATTACTGATTGCCAATGGCTTGTTTGCCCTGATTACCGGGATCGGCACAATGATTGCCGACATGCCGGGGAGTGATACTAACGGCACTTGGCTGTCCGCAGTTGCCATTGCCGCTGTTGGTTGGGCGTTTGGCATGATTGCCTTGATATTCGCTCAGCTGGTTGCTGACAGCCACAACGTTTCGATGTACAATTACGCCTTCTTGGGAATTGCTTATCTCATTAGAATGATGGCTGACGTCTCCAATCCTGATTACACCTGGATTTCACCACTAGGCTGGCTCGAAAAGACTGAAATTTACACCAACAATAATTGGTGGCCGGTCGTGATGCTTTTGGCCTTGGGAATCCTGGCGTTTGCTGCTGCAGTTGCCTTAAACAGCAACCGGGACATCGATGCCGGGGTCATCCACGTCAATCCGGGCAGTGAAAAGAGCCATTTCCTCCGTGGACCGGCAACCTTACTGGTTTGGAATCAAAAATCGTCGACGATATTCTGGATTGTTGGCATGGCCGTTTTGGGCGCTAGCTATGGATCGGTCTTCAATAGTATCAGTAAAATTTTCAACACCTCACCGACCATTCAAAAAGTCTTGGGTCAAAGTGGCATCCGCCATATTGAGCAGACCCAAGTATTGTCGTTTGTCGGTTTGCTGGGAATCATCTTTAGCTTGCTGGCAGTGATTGCTGGTGTGATGGTTGTTAATCACCTGATAACCGAAGAACGTCGGGGTTATCTCCAGATGGTCATGACCAAGCCGCAAAGCAGACCTTATCTGCTGGGAGTTTATGTGGCCTTCGGCTTGATTTTGGCAGCACTCCTGCTTTTCGTAGCCTTAATAAGTGCCATGGCAGCCGGAAATGTTGTGATGACTCATCCAATTGCTTTTAAATACTTCTGGCAAACGTTCGTCGCTAATTTGCCGTCAATCGCATTGTTTATGGCCTTGATGGTGGGCTTGATTGGTGTTTACCCACGACTGCGGACACTGGTTTGGGCTTATTTGGGCCTTTCATTTCTCATTACCTACTTTGGTAACCTGATGGATCTGCCAAAATGGACGCTCAAAATTTCACCGTTTTATTGGACGAAAAAAGTCCCGATCGACGCGATTAATACCACGCCTTTGATTTGGATGCTGGTAATCGCTGCCATTTTGATAATGGTTGGCTTTGTTGGTTACAAGAACCGTGATTTGGAAAGTTAA
- a CDS encoding PH domain-containing protein, whose amino-acid sequence MTSNRQHLNPLSIIYFIFQHSWDTLLLLIIGSGPITRWSTAIGIAPLLGFSVLILLIILWHTVRYLCFTFEIDSDMLTINSGIFVKRHTHIPYTRIQTIQHTQWFFLVPFHLEKLQIETAGHDEHGPEAVLPLVNERVRAEIERQRTGNAEPAPAAEHLTEQLKPSPEHADYEINPHELNIFALTSLGVFPIIGAGFAVYGKIQEAIPQKLIDSLTAKLIHQSAIILGAIGLLIVIISIAGSYLTIVQKYYRFRLNSTNDQLKTEQGLFQRNSVTIPIARIQALRIKQNVIRQWCHISTVQALAASSAGDDEKSNDLMILPVVKTDRVFDTLHPFVSWAPTHFSQLDHLAKRTYWYFIRNATLISLVIVLPCLYLFKLWGLLSLPVVVIAALMGWYSAANTGWKIVNDQLILQDGHFFTRSQYVIPHKNIQSFLFVQSIWMTHTKLAHIRVNVRHGNGNQLFEIRYLPEAVGQQIFEWLKIR is encoded by the coding sequence ATGACGTCTAATCGACAGCATCTCAACCCATTGTCAATCATCTACTTTATCTTCCAGCATTCTTGGGATACACTGCTTCTGCTGATCATTGGATCCGGGCCGATTACCCGCTGGTCAACAGCCATTGGGATCGCGCCACTCCTAGGATTCAGCGTTCTTATCCTACTCATCATTCTTTGGCATACCGTTCGTTACCTGTGCTTTACATTTGAAATCGACTCGGACATGCTGACGATTAACAGCGGCATCTTCGTCAAACGACACACACACATTCCATACACCCGGATTCAAACAATTCAGCACACCCAGTGGTTCTTTTTGGTCCCATTTCATCTGGAAAAGCTTCAAATTGAAACGGCTGGTCACGATGAGCACGGACCGGAAGCGGTTTTGCCATTAGTTAACGAACGAGTCAGAGCAGAAATTGAACGTCAGCGCACCGGAAACGCCGAACCAGCGCCTGCAGCTGAACACTTAACCGAACAGTTAAAACCAAGCCCTGAACATGCCGACTACGAAATCAACCCGCATGAACTAAACATCTTCGCACTGACCTCACTGGGGGTCTTTCCGATTATCGGGGCCGGCTTTGCGGTCTATGGCAAAATTCAAGAAGCCATTCCGCAAAAGTTAATTGATTCCTTGACCGCGAAATTAATTCATCAGTCTGCAATCATTCTGGGCGCCATTGGCTTGTTAATTGTGATTATCAGTATTGCCGGTTCCTATTTAACCATCGTCCAAAAATACTATCGGTTTCGCCTGAATTCCACAAACGACCAGCTTAAAACTGAGCAGGGTCTATTCCAACGCAATTCAGTTACTATTCCGATTGCCCGGATCCAAGCACTCCGAATTAAACAAAACGTGATTCGCCAGTGGTGTCACATTTCAACCGTCCAAGCACTGGCAGCGTCATCGGCTGGGGATGATGAGAAAAGCAATGATTTAATGATCTTACCCGTGGTGAAAACCGATCGTGTATTTGACACCCTGCATCCCTTCGTCAGCTGGGCGCCCACTCACTTCAGCCAATTGGATCATTTAGCCAAACGAACTTACTGGTATTTCATCCGCAATGCCACTTTGATCAGCCTGGTGATCGTCCTGCCTTGTCTATATCTCTTTAAATTGTGGGGATTACTGAGCCTGCCGGTGGTTGTCATCGCGGCTTTGATGGGCTGGTATTCAGCTGCCAATACCGGCTGGAAGATTGTCAACGACCAGCTGATTCTCCAAGACGGCCATTTCTTCACCCGGTCGCAATACGTGATTCCTCACAAGAATATCCAGTCATTTTTATTTGTCCAATCAATTTGGATGACCCATACCAAATTAGCGCATATCAGGGTCAACGTCCGCCATGGCAATGGCAACCAACTGTTTGAAATTCGCTATTTACCCGAAGCAGTCGGCCAACAAATTTTTGAGTGGTTAAAAATTAGATGA